In Alosa sapidissima isolate fAloSap1 chromosome 11, fAloSap1.pri, whole genome shotgun sequence, a single window of DNA contains:
- the kcna1a gene encoding potassium voltage-gated channel subfamily A member 1 has protein sequence MTVVPGDNMDETSAVPGHPQDAYPPDHDDHECCERVVINIAGLRFETQLKTLSQFPETLLGNPKKRMRYFDPLRNEYFFDRNRPSFDAILYYYQSGGRLRRPVNVPLDMFSEEIKFYELGVDAMERFREDEGFIREEERPLPEKEFQRQIWLLFEHPESSGPARGIAIVSVMVILISIVIFCLETLPELKEDPRGRMETVGNTTFYYKPNILTDPFFIVETLCIIWFSFELIVRFFACPSKAAFFKNMMNTIDIVAIIPYFITLGTELADDPENHDGKGEQATSLAILRVIRLVRVFRIFKLSRHSKGLQILGQTLKASMRELGLLIFFLFIGVILFSSAVYFAEAEEAESHFSSIPDAFWWAVVSMTTVGYGDMVPVTIGGKIVGSLCAIAGVLTIALPVPVIVSNFNYFYHRETEGEEQAQLLNVSNPNIASDTSSRRSSSTVSKSEYMEIDGDINNSIDNFREANLRTGNCTITNQNCVNNTKLLSDV, from the coding sequence ATGACCGTAGTGCCCGGAGATAACATGGATGAGACCTCAGCTGTGCCCGGCCACCCTCAGGACGCCTATCCCCCGGACCACGATGACCACGAATGCTGTGAGAGGGTGGTCATCAACATAGCGGGTCTGCGCTTCGAGACCCAACTTAAAACTCTCTCACAGTTCCCTGAGACGCTGTTAGGTAATCCCAAGAAGAGGATGCGCTACTTTGATCCCCTGAGAAATGAGTACTTCTTCGACAGGAACCGTCCTAGTTTCGACGCAATACTCTACTACTATCAGTCCGGAGGCAGGCTGCGGAGGCCGGTGAACGTACCCTTGGATATGTTCTCAGAGGAAATTAAGTTTTACGAACTGGGGGTCGACGCTATGGAGAGATTTCGCGAGGATGAAGGCTTTATACGGGAGGAGGAGCGCCCTTTGCCAGAAAAGGAGTTTCAGCGACAGATCTGGCTACTTTTTGAGCACCCCGAGAGTTCAGGGCCGGCCAGGGGGATTGCTATTGTGTCTGTGATGGTCATTTTGATCTCCATTGTCATATTTTGTTTGGAGACTTTACCTGAACTGAAAGAAGACCCAAGGGGTCGTATGGAAACTGTGGGCAACACCACTTTCTATTACAAGCCAAACATCTTGACCGACCCGTTCTTCATTGTGGAGACGTTGTGCATCATATGGTTCTCGTTTGAACTGATAGTGCGCTTCTTTGCCTGTCCGAGCAAGGCGGCTTTCTTCAAGAATATGATGAACACTATCGATATAGTGGCCATCATTCCATACTTCATAACACTGGGCACAGAGCTGGCCGATGATCCTGAAAATCACGACGGAAAGGGTGAACAGGCGACATCATTGGCCATACTCAGGGTGATACGTCTGGTGAGAGTGTTTAGGATCTTCAAGCTGTCAAGGCATTCAAAAGGGCTGCAGATATTGGGACAAACCCTTAAGGCCAGTATGAGGGAGCTCGGATTGCTCATCTTTTTCTTGTTCATCGGAGTCATCCTGTTCTCCAGCGCAGTGTACTTTGCAGAGGCCGAAGAAGCGGAATCGCACTTCTCAAGCATACCGGACGCTTTCTGGTGGGCAGTGGTCTCCATGACCACAGTCGGCTATGGGGACATGGTTCCAGTGACCATAGGTGGCAAGATCGTCGGTTCCCTATGCGCCATTGCAGGTGTGCTGACAATTGCGCTTCCGGTACCTGTCATCGTATCCAACTTCAACTACTTCTATcacagggagacagagggagaggagcaggcTCAACTCCTCAATGTTAGCAATCCAAACATTGCTTCAGACACCTCCAGTCGCCGTAGCTCCTCGACTGTAAGCAAATCAGAGTACATGGAAATTGACGGTGACATAAACAACAGTATCGACAATTTTAGGGAAGCCAACCTGAGAACTGGCAACTGCACAATCACTAATCAAAACTGTGTGAACAACACCAAGCTCCTGTCCGATGTTTAG
- the kcna6a gene encoding potassium voltage-gated channel subfamily A member 6a, whose amino-acid sequence MTVVCPEIRDEILTVNPMQTDGSDLERGDQECSELVVINISGLRFETQVKTLARFPNTLLGDPRKRMRYFDPVKNEFFFDRNRPSFDAILYFYQSGGRLRRPINVPVDMFMEEIKFYEIEDGVLDNFIEDEGLSKEEQRPMPSNELQRQIWLMFEYPDSSGAARIIAIVSVLVILISIVIFCLETLPEFREETSVFSNHLLNGTTNEEKHNPFTDPFFILETLCIVWFSFEFVVRFLACPSKTTFYKDIMNVIDIVAIGPYFVTLGLELAETQGGHQQAASLAILRVIRLVRVFRIFKLSRHSKGLQILGRTLRASMRELGLLIFFLIIGIVLFASAVFFAEADDPAAGFPSIPDSFWWAVVTMTTVGYGDMSPVTIGGKLVGSMCAIAGVLTIALPVPVIVSNFSYFYRRENDKEDDREYVHVTCAREGSFYVEVKENDSKPSLIHAEMMEDDLDTSRYINLGSLETYTGKLTDV is encoded by the coding sequence ATGACAGTGGTGTGCCCAGAGATCCGTGATGAAATTCTGACGGTGAACCCAATGCAAACAGATGGAAGCGATTTGGAGCGAGGAGACCAGGAATGTAGCGAGTTGGTGGTGATCAACATCTCTGGCCTGCGTTTCGAGACCCAGGTGAAAACCCTCGCGCGGTTCCCGAACACTCTATTGGGGGACCCTCGTAAAAGAATGCGGTATTTTGATCCAGTGAAAAATGAGTTCTTTTTCGACAGGAACCGACCCAGCTTCGATGCCATCCTGTACTTTTATCAGTCTGGAGGGCGTCTCCGGAGGCCTATCAATGTGCCGGTTGATATGTTTATGGAAGAAATTAAATTTTACGAGATCGAAGATGGTGTGCTTGACAATTTTATTGAAGACGAGGGTTTGTCAAAAGAAGAACAACGACCAATGCCATCAAACGAACTTCAGCGTCAAATATGGCTGATGTTTGAATATCCCGACAGTTCTGGAGCAGCAAGGATTATTGCCATAGTCTCCGTATTGGTCATTTTGATATCTATTGTAATATTTTGTTTGGAAACGTTACCAGAGTTCAGGGAAGAAACCAGTGTATTCAGTAACCACCTTCTGAATGGGACAACCAATGAGGAAAAGCACAATCCGTTCACAGATCCATTTTTTATATTGGAGACTCTCTGTATAGTGTGGTTCTCCTTTGAATTTGTGGTGAGATTCCTGGCATGTCCTAGCAAGACTACTTTCTATAAAGACATCATGAATGTGATTGATATTGTGGCTATTGGGCCATATTTCGTTACTCTGGGCTTGGAGCTGGCAGAAACCCAAGGAGGCCACCAACAGGCTGCGTCATTAGCCATTCTGAGAGTTATCCGGTTGGTGAGAGTGTTTCGCATCTTCAAACTCTCCCGCCACTCCAAAGGTCTCCAGATTTTGGGGCGGACCCTACGCGCAAGCATGAGAGAACTCGGTCTCTTGATTTTCTTCCTCATCATTGGCATCGTATTGTTCGCGAGTGCAGTGTTCTTCGCAGAAGCTGATGATCCAGCAGCTGGATTCCCGAGCATCCCTGATTCGTTCTGGTGGGCAGTTGTGACTATGACGACCGTGGGCTATGGAGACATGAGCCCGGTGACCATTGGAGGAAAATTAGTAGGATCCATGTGTGCCATTGCTGGTGTGCTAACTATTGCCCTACCCGTACCTGTCATCGTATCAAATTTTAGCTATTTCTATCGCAGGGAAAACGATAAGGAGGATGATAGAGAATACGTCCATGTCACATGCGCTCGGGAAGGGTCATTTTATGTCGAAGTGAAGGAAAACGATAGTAAGCCTTCTCTCATTCATGCTGAAATGATGGAAGACGATTTGGATACATCTAGATACATCAACCTCGGTTCTCTGGAGACTTACACTGGGAAGCTGACAGATGTCTGA